Proteins encoded together in one Quercus lobata isolate SW786 chromosome 3, ValleyOak3.0 Primary Assembly, whole genome shotgun sequence window:
- the LOC115979799 gene encoding protein BONZAI 3-like, producing MVVILTLKFNDQEFLGEATCVLSEIVVKQTRSLTLNLNNKNGHTSLRNLGALTIHAEETVSSRSCVEMVVHCSHLDNKDLFSKSDPFLRISRIVESGGSVPICKTEVVKDNLNPIWKPLCLSIQQFGSKDNPLIIECFDFNSSGNHVLIGKLQKSVADLEKLHIERSGANLALPSPHHGHEKVLKGQLFVDQFCEKQ from the exons ATGGTTGTAATTTTG ACGCTAAAATTCAATGATCAAGAATTTCTTGGAGAGGCTACTTGTGTTCTATCTGAG ATAGTGGTTAAACAAACTCGGAGCTTAACCCTAAATCTCAATAACAAAAATGGGCATACGAGCTTGAGGAACTTAGGGGCACTCACTATCCATGCAGAGGAAACAGTTTCTTCAAGGAGTTGTGTTGAGATGGTAGTCCATTGTTCCCACTTGGATAACAAGGACCTATTCTCTAAAAGT gatcCTTTCTTAAGAATATCTAGAATTGTTGAGAGTGGAGGCTCTGTTCCAATATGCAAAACTGAAGTGGTGAAGGACAATTTGAATCCAATTTGGAAACCCCTATGCCTAAGCATACAGCAGTTTGGAAGTAAG GATAACCCATTAATTATCGAGTGCTTTGATTTCAATAGCAGTGGCAATCATGTGCTTATTGG TAAGCTCCAGAAGTCTGTGGCAGACCTGGAAAAACTTCATATAGAAAGAAGTGGTGCAAATCTCGCCTTACCATCTCCTCATCATGGTCATGAGAAG GTTTTGAAGGGACAGCTCTTTGTGGATCAATTTTGTGAAAAGCAATAG